A region of Bombilactobacillus folatiphilus DNA encodes the following proteins:
- the yfmH gene encoding EF-P 5-aminopentanol modification-associated protein YfmH, with protein MNDLTIKPIINNLNLSIQAIVKPQFNQTYALAMVDFGSLDTLTRPRQLVPAGSAHFLEHKLFAKPDLDSDRQFAQFGADSNAFTSYTKTAYLFKCVGHVAQNLGVLLDLISRPYFTKDNIAREQQIIAQEIQMYADSPDWFLEQVTLNNLYVQDPIAEDIAGSLESISQIDATTLLQIYQQYYIPQNFQIYLAGNVAVAQLEQQLDDILQINTAIQTFAKRSNVPTLRMSPQWLPVKSSQLVSFQTKRPRMMLGLRIDATDVGSKQVINLQNQLELLMAMILGETAVIHQNLLDQGLIDDTFGYSVIAERQYVFILISAQTAEPQRLGQVLRDYLLEQRFSEELTLQNLEAVKHDSLGSYLFAQDYMENLATESAELAFYDLTYVQVLNLINQISIVDIQSLASKIFQEDNLTITYLKPEN; from the coding sequence ATGAATGATTTGACGATAAAACCAATAATTAATAACTTAAATTTGTCGATTCAAGCTATTGTAAAGCCTCAATTTAATCAAACTTATGCATTGGCAATGGTGGATTTTGGCTCGTTAGATACGTTGACACGTCCAAGACAACTGGTGCCTGCTGGCTCAGCACATTTTTTAGAACACAAATTGTTTGCTAAACCGGATCTGGATAGTGATCGGCAATTTGCTCAATTTGGTGCTGATTCCAATGCTTTTACGAGTTACACTAAAACAGCCTATTTATTTAAGTGTGTTGGTCATGTTGCTCAAAATTTGGGTGTATTGTTGGATTTAATCAGTCGACCTTATTTTACAAAAGACAATATTGCTCGAGAACAACAAATTATTGCCCAGGAAATTCAAATGTATGCGGATAGTCCAGACTGGTTTCTTGAGCAAGTGACTTTAAATAATCTCTACGTTCAAGACCCCATTGCTGAAGATATTGCGGGGAGTTTAGAATCCATTTCACAAATTGATGCCACAACGTTGTTGCAGATTTATCAACAATATTATATTCCACAAAATTTTCAAATTTATTTGGCTGGAAATGTGGCGGTAGCACAATTAGAACAGCAACTAGATGACATTTTACAGATTAATACTGCAATTCAAACATTTGCCAAGCGCTCTAATGTACCAACTTTGCGGATGTCCCCACAATGGTTGCCAGTCAAAAGTAGTCAGCTGGTTTCCTTTCAAACCAAACGTCCGAGAATGATGTTGGGGTTGCGGATTGATGCAACAGATGTTGGTTCAAAACAAGTGATTAACTTGCAAAATCAATTGGAATTATTGATGGCAATGATTTTGGGAGAAACGGCAGTAATACATCAGAATTTGCTGGATCAGGGACTAATTGATGATACTTTTGGTTATAGTGTTATTGCAGAGCGGCAATATGTTTTTATTTTGATTAGCGCTCAAACTGCTGAACCACAACGTTTGGGTCAAGTTTTAAGAGATTATTTGTTGGAACAACGATTTAGTGAAGAGTTAACTTTGCAGAACTTAGAAGCAGTTAAACATGATAGTCTGGGCAGCTATTTGTTTGCCCAGGACTATATGGAAAATTTAGCCACAGAATCTGCGGAATTAGCGTTTTATGATTTGACCTATGTACAGGTTTTAAACTTGATTAATCAGATATCAATAGTAGATATCCAATCCTTAGCAAGCAAGATTTTTCAAGAGGATAATCTAACAATAACGTATTTGAAACCGGAGAATTAA
- the pgsA gene encoding CDP-diacylglycerol--glycerol-3-phosphate 3-phosphatidyltransferase, with protein sequence MNLPNKLTTLRIFLIPMFMIFMSINFQMGQVTFLGTQISIETLIATIIFIVASLTDLLDGKIARARHLVTNFGKYMDPLADKMLVLTAFVYLVVRHQAPAWIVAIVVCRELLITTLRLLVVEQGGSVMAAQMPGKIKTTTQMLAIVFLLLKDPIFAYWNIPFGLIMLYICLIFTVYSAVDYLWQNRQYYTDFK encoded by the coding sequence ATGAATTTACCAAATAAATTGACGACTTTGCGGATATTTTTAATTCCCATGTTTATGATTTTTATGTCGATTAATTTTCAAATGGGGCAGGTAACTTTTTTAGGGACACAAATTAGTATTGAAACGCTTATTGCTACGATTATTTTTATTGTGGCTTCGTTAACTGATTTGTTAGATGGGAAGATTGCGCGCGCTAGGCATTTGGTAACAAATTTTGGCAAATATATGGATCCTTTAGCTGACAAGATGTTGGTTTTGACTGCCTTTGTTTATTTGGTCGTTCGACATCAAGCACCAGCATGGATTGTTGCTATCGTTGTTTGTCGGGAATTATTAATTACCACTTTGCGTTTACTGGTTGTAGAACAAGGTGGTTCTGTGATGGCAGCCCAGATGCCTGGCAAAATTAAGACGACTACGCAAATGTTGGCTATTGTTTTTCTTTTATTAAAAGATCCTATTTTTGCTTATTGGAATATCCCATTTGGGTTGATTATGCTTTACATCTGTTTGATTTTTACTGTATATTCAGCAGTTGATTATTTGTGGCAGAATCGCCAATATTACACTGATTTTAAATAA
- a CDS encoding QueT transporter family protein has translation MKNWALPGIIAALYAVLSVVLAPWSFGVVQFRLSEMFNHLAAFNKRYILALVLGCAIANMFSPLGIMDVFFGTLGTLIGTSLTWYFGHKVSNKLFKYVIATIMQLPGTGLVALELVLVDHVPFWLTWGSVALGEIVSMIIGAVIINLLTLRIDFTKGEVKK, from the coding sequence ATGAAGAATTGGGCTTTGCCCGGGATTATTGCTGCTTTATATGCTGTGTTATCGGTGGTTTTGGCACCGTGGAGTTTTGGTGTGGTTCAATTTAGATTGTCAGAAATGTTCAATCATTTGGCAGCCTTTAATAAGCGTTATATTTTGGCACTAGTATTAGGGTGTGCGATTGCTAATATGTTTTCACCATTGGGTATTATGGATGTTTTCTTTGGTACTTTAGGCACTTTAATTGGCACGAGTTTAACTTGGTACTTTGGCCACAAAGTATCAAACAAATTGTTTAAATATGTAATTGCGACAATCATGCAACTGCCTGGAACTGGTTTGGTAGCTTTGGAGTTAGTTCTAGTTGACCATGTGCCATTTTGGTTGACTTGGGGTAGCGTTGCGCTAGGTGAGATTGTTTCGATGATTATTGGTGCAGTTATTATTAATCTATTAACTTTAAGAATTGATTTTACAAAAGGAGAAGTCAAAAAATGA
- a CDS encoding oligosaccharide flippase family protein, whose amino-acid sequence MQLIKNYLYNVCYQIFILLIPLVTMPYISRVLGTKGSGIASFTASNAQYFVLLAALGISVYGNREVAYHRNDPQQLSQIFWEIFSLRMLTTIVSLSCFYIFCAWNRAYLGPYLAQSLLIVATALDVSWFFMGLEKFKVTVLRNFLIKLLSLVLIFLFVKKETDVVIYILITTVSQLIGNLSLFTYLKPYIHKPQLPVKLQRHFQQAILFFIPQIAVSLYTSLNKTILGILVSVSAAGIFDYADRIVRLALAVVTAAGTVMLPRMAASFAKGKMDQIKRYLYLTFQAVTALSSPMMFGLAAIAVKFAPFFLGKSFGEVGILIMAEAIVIVFIAWENILGNQYLIPIGRTWTYTKAILTGAVISLLVCWPLITVYGALGAVFASILAELSVLLYELWSIHKAIQLKLLFKECWKFWLASLAMFLVVFPLNLIWPFNLAILFGEVLIGILIYGGVLFWCKPSIVQAILQQIKS is encoded by the coding sequence GTGCAATTAATTAAGAATTATTTATATAACGTTTGTTATCAGATTTTTATTTTGCTAATCCCGTTAGTCACAATGCCCTATATTTCACGTGTTTTAGGAACAAAAGGGTCAGGAATTGCTTCATTTACGGCCTCGAATGCGCAGTATTTTGTGTTATTGGCAGCGTTAGGAATTTCTGTCTACGGGAATCGTGAAGTTGCTTATCATCGGAATGATCCTCAACAATTATCGCAGATCTTTTGGGAAATCTTTAGCTTGCGGATGTTGACGACCATTGTTTCTTTAAGTTGTTTTTATATTTTTTGTGCTTGGAATCGGGCTTATTTGGGACCTTATTTAGCACAATCGTTGTTGATTGTTGCGACAGCATTAGATGTCTCCTGGTTTTTTATGGGATTAGAAAAATTTAAAGTCACCGTCTTACGAAATTTTTTAATTAAATTGCTGTCTTTAGTTTTGATTTTTTTGTTTGTTAAAAAAGAAACTGATGTGGTTATTTATATCTTGATTACCACCGTATCTCAGTTAATCGGGAACTTGTCTTTGTTTACTTATCTGAAACCTTATATCCACAAGCCGCAACTACCAGTAAAGTTGCAACGACATTTTCAGCAAGCTATTTTATTTTTTATTCCACAGATTGCAGTTTCCTTGTACACTTCTTTGAATAAAACAATTTTGGGAATTTTGGTATCGGTGAGTGCGGCAGGAATCTTTGATTATGCTGATCGAATTGTACGGTTGGCCTTGGCGGTAGTTACTGCTGCAGGAACGGTCATGTTACCACGGATGGCAGCTAGTTTCGCTAAAGGAAAAATGGATCAGATTAAACGTTATTTGTACTTAACATTTCAAGCTGTCACTGCCTTGTCTTCGCCGATGATGTTTGGTTTAGCAGCAATTGCCGTAAAATTTGCCCCATTTTTTTTAGGTAAATCATTTGGTGAAGTGGGGATATTAATTATGGCTGAAGCAATTGTGATCGTCTTTATCGCTTGGGAGAATATTTTAGGAAACCAGTACTTGATTCCGATTGGCCGAACTTGGACATATACGAAAGCTATTTTAACCGGTGCGGTGATCAGTTTGTTAGTCTGTTGGCCACTAATTACTGTTTATGGTGCTTTAGGTGCAGTTTTTGCGAGCATTTTAGCTGAATTGAGTGTCTTGTTGTATGAACTATGGTCGATTCATAAGGCAATCCAACTGAAGTTACTTTTTAAAGAATGTTGGAAATTTTGGCTTGCAAGTTTGGCAATGTTTCTAGTCGTTTTTCCTTTAAATTTGATTTGGCCATTTAATTTGGCTATTTTGTTTGGCGAAGTGTTGATAGGAATTTTGATTTATGGAGGCGTCTTATTTTGGTGCAAGCCGTCCATTGTTCAGGCGATACTGCAACAAATAAAATCTTAA
- a CDS encoding DNA translocase FtsK produces MPKKTRRSRTKVNKKQASKNDSQYLINLLGLILVVVSLLADFQWGIIGRFLADIYRLLVGNVYQLLAILSMIVGVIMLFLGKIPHTKPKRFFGGVIFVLSSLTILHAILFQHLQLHNDIVGVTWRLLMEDLTSNQVVNDVGGGIVGAILFALAKPLFSLVGTYVICGLLIIIGLLMLLNIRWLQLVSWLQKIGHGFLWLAHYLRDAYQNQPVPQANPSPKSRKKSNLSTDVPLSSRPQPRKTVEQFLEHDDDFHIETPKPAPLVQDNPNLQTTSASTDYQLPSVSLLKKVPTTDQSQEYSLIDRNRKKLRDTLASFGVTVDVKKATLGPTVTKYEIQPAVGVKVSKILNLADDLALALAAKDLRIEAPIPGKPYIGIEVPNQHPSFVSFREVVENQPVHKNQSLTVPLGKDVYGQIAMCDLTKLPHLLIAGSTGSGKSVAINTIVTGILMQALPQEVKMVLIDPKMVELSMYNGIPHLLIPVVTDAKKANSALQKAVQEMERRYQLFEDGGYRKIEEYNQDIEQNSNSMHSQKEKLPYIIIVVDELSDLMMVAGKEVEGSIVRLAQKARAAGLHLILATQRPSVDVITGLIKANIPSRMAFAVSSGIDSRTILDGLGAEKLLGRGDMLFEPIGQTKPTRIQGAYISTNEVEQVVSYISKQQTVSYDENLMPNAEGQDNLSQKVEDEYWQAAVELVAREQKASVSMLQRHFQIGYNRAARLVDAMEERKIVGPMRGSKPRQVLIEQPSDEGRKKYD; encoded by the coding sequence ATGCCTAAAAAAACACGTCGTTCGCGAACCAAAGTTAATAAAAAGCAGGCTTCTAAAAATGATTCACAATATTTAATTAATTTATTGGGATTAATTTTAGTTGTAGTTTCTCTCTTAGCAGATTTTCAATGGGGAATTATAGGCCGCTTTTTAGCCGATATTTATCGTTTACTGGTTGGAAATGTGTATCAATTATTAGCGATATTGTCAATGATTGTCGGTGTAATTATGTTGTTTCTAGGGAAAATTCCACACACAAAGCCCAAACGTTTTTTTGGTGGAGTGATTTTTGTCTTAAGTAGTTTAACCATTCTGCATGCAATTTTGTTTCAACATTTACAACTGCATAATGACATTGTAGGCGTCACTTGGCGATTATTAATGGAAGATTTAACGTCTAATCAAGTGGTGAACGATGTCGGTGGTGGCATCGTTGGGGCAATATTATTTGCGCTGGCGAAGCCTTTGTTTTCACTTGTTGGAACTTACGTTATTTGTGGTCTATTGATTATTATTGGCCTGCTCATGTTACTAAATATTCGTTGGCTTCAATTGGTTTCTTGGTTACAAAAAATTGGTCATGGTTTTCTTTGGTTAGCTCATTATTTACGTGATGCCTATCAAAATCAACCTGTCCCCCAAGCTAACCCGTCACCCAAGTCGCGGAAAAAAAGTAATTTATCAACTGATGTACCCTTGTCATCAAGACCTCAACCTCGTAAAACCGTCGAGCAGTTTTTGGAGCATGATGATGATTTTCATATTGAAACGCCTAAACCAGCTCCACTAGTTCAAGACAATCCTAATTTACAAACAACTTCAGCAAGCACTGATTATCAGTTGCCCTCGGTTTCGTTATTGAAAAAGGTTCCCACGACAGACCAGTCTCAGGAATATTCTTTGATTGATCGTAATCGAAAAAAATTGCGGGATACACTCGCTAGTTTTGGAGTGACTGTTGATGTCAAAAAAGCGACTTTAGGTCCCACGGTTACCAAATATGAAATTCAACCAGCAGTAGGAGTCAAAGTTAGCAAAATTCTTAATTTGGCAGATGATTTAGCGCTAGCATTGGCGGCTAAAGATTTGCGGATTGAAGCGCCGATTCCTGGTAAACCGTATATTGGGATTGAAGTTCCTAATCAACATCCTTCATTTGTTTCCTTTCGTGAAGTCGTTGAAAATCAACCCGTTCACAAAAATCAAAGCTTAACCGTTCCACTGGGAAAAGATGTTTATGGTCAAATTGCGATGTGTGATTTGACTAAATTGCCTCATTTATTGATTGCTGGGTCGACTGGTAGTGGGAAGTCAGTTGCAATTAACACAATTGTTACGGGAATTTTGATGCAAGCTTTGCCCCAAGAGGTCAAAATGGTTTTGATTGATCCTAAAATGGTTGAGTTAAGTATGTATAACGGGATTCCCCATCTATTGATTCCGGTTGTGACGGACGCGAAAAAAGCAAATAGTGCGTTGCAAAAAGCTGTTCAGGAAATGGAACGACGTTATCAATTGTTTGAAGACGGCGGCTATCGTAAAATCGAAGAATATAATCAGGATATTGAACAAAATTCAAACTCAATGCACTCCCAAAAAGAAAAATTACCTTATATCATCATTGTTGTTGACGAATTATCTGACTTAATGATGGTTGCGGGTAAAGAAGTAGAAGGTTCCATCGTACGTTTGGCTCAAAAAGCTCGTGCAGCAGGTTTACATCTGATTTTAGCGACACAACGGCCATCTGTCGATGTGATTACTGGGCTGATTAAAGCCAATATTCCTTCACGAATGGCTTTTGCAGTATCTAGTGGGATTGATTCGCGGACGATCTTAGATGGATTAGGTGCAGAAAAGCTTTTGGGACGTGGCGATATGTTGTTTGAACCGATTGGACAAACAAAGCCGACGAGAATTCAAGGAGCCTATATTTCAACCAATGAAGTAGAACAAGTTGTTAGTTATATCAGCAAGCAACAAACTGTTAGTTATGACGAAAATTTGATGCCTAATGCTGAAGGACAAGACAATCTCAGTCAAAAAGTTGAAGATGAGTATTGGCAAGCGGCGGTCGAATTAGTGGCTCGCGAGCAAAAAGCAAGTGTTTCAATGTTGCAACGCCATTTTCAAATTGGCTATAATCGGGCGGCACGTTTGGTCGATGCGATGGAAGAGCGAAAAATTGTTGGTCCAATGCGTGGCTCTAAGCCACGTCAAGTTTTAATTGAACAACCAAGTGATGAAGGACGGAAAAAATATGATTAA
- the ymfI gene encoding elongation factor P 5-aminopentanone reductase codes for MKWALILGATGGIGQVIARDLAAAGWSLYLHGNHQPDLLNSQIKQFQANYPQQDFVEIIADFNNLENVQKIVDNVFSLDAIIAAQGITNYQLFDQVTEKQLQSLIQVNLVAPLYLIQKLQNQLAKSAHGRILLFGSVYGAQGSAMEVVYSTTKGALSAFAKAYAREVASLGITINVLAPGAVRTKMNQMISEQDLQALTTEIPMGRMATPQDLSYWVQTILDSKAQYLTGQTLYVTGGWLE; via the coding sequence ATGAAATGGGCTTTGATATTAGGTGCAACGGGTGGAATTGGTCAAGTGATTGCTCGGGATTTGGCAGCTGCTGGTTGGTCACTTTATTTGCATGGAAATCATCAACCAGACTTGTTGAATTCACAAATTAAACAATTTCAAGCCAATTATCCACAACAAGATTTTGTGGAAATAATTGCGGATTTCAATAACCTTGAAAATGTACAAAAAATAGTTGATAATGTTTTTAGTTTAGATGCAATAATTGCAGCACAAGGAATAACTAATTATCAGCTATTTGACCAAGTCACGGAAAAACAGTTGCAAAGTCTAATCCAAGTTAATTTAGTAGCGCCGCTGTACTTAATTCAAAAATTGCAAAATCAATTGGCTAAAAGTGCTCATGGACGGATTTTATTATTTGGTTCGGTCTATGGTGCCCAAGGTAGCGCAATGGAAGTAGTTTACAGTACAACAAAAGGTGCGCTTTCCGCTTTTGCTAAGGCTTATGCCAGGGAAGTTGCTAGTTTGGGAATTACCATAAATGTTTTAGCACCAGGTGCGGTCCGAACTAAGATGAATCAAATGATTTCAGAGCAAGATTTACAAGCTTTGACAACTGAGATTCCCATGGGGCGGATGGCAACGCCACAGGATTTAAGTTATTGGGTGCAAACTATTTTGGATTCAAAAGCGCAATATCTAACGGGGCAAACTTTGTATGTGACCGGTGGTTGGTTAGAATAG
- a CDS encoding DUF2829 domain-containing protein has translation MTFEEALILLKQGKHLIRQGWDGSEEYIFLVQNAMYQSEPINPYFLIRTQEVPALSVFQPTDCDLLADDWKIVK, from the coding sequence ATGACCTTTGAAGAGGCTTTGATATTGTTAAAACAAGGTAAACACTTGATTCGTCAGGGTTGGGATGGTAGTGAAGAATATATTTTTTTGGTTCAGAATGCTATGTATCAATCAGAACCAATTAACCCTTATTTTTTGATTCGAACACAAGAAGTACCGGCTTTATCGGTATTTCAACCTACGGACTGTGATTTGCTGGCTGATGATTGGAAAATTGTGAAATGA
- a CDS encoding 3-oxoacyl-ACP reductase produces MTALYPDLQGKTALITGCSSGIGQSQCEFLLKQGCRVIGIDRSDCDITDVAFQFMQADLTDVQTLDAILKHMPLCDVVCNTAGILDDYQPSLKTSINLWRQVLDTNLQSMFLVCNELIHKSLLAHKALSIVNMASIAGFMASGGGAAYTASKHAIIGYTKQLNFDYGQWQIRANCIAPGAVITQMTQLDFQDQTAQLVADQTVVGRYATPAEIAELTLFLASQSSNYIYGAVIPIDGGFSLGKVIDNKAN; encoded by the coding sequence ATGACGGCTCTTTATCCAGATTTGCAGGGCAAAACAGCATTAATTACTGGATGTAGTAGCGGCATCGGTCAAAGTCAATGTGAATTTTTATTGAAACAAGGTTGTCGAGTTATTGGTATTGATCGAAGTGATTGTGATATTACGGATGTTGCTTTTCAATTTATGCAAGCTGATTTGACTGATGTTCAGACATTAGATGCTATTCTAAAGCATATGCCTCTTTGTGATGTTGTTTGTAATACGGCTGGTATTCTGGATGATTATCAACCGTCTTTGAAAACCTCAATTAATTTATGGCGGCAAGTTTTGGATACTAATTTACAAAGTATGTTTTTGGTTTGCAATGAATTAATCCATAAAAGTTTGCTGGCGCACAAAGCTTTAAGTATTGTCAATATGGCGTCGATTGCCGGCTTTATGGCTAGTGGTGGTGGTGCTGCTTATACAGCTAGTAAGCACGCGATTATTGGATATACTAAGCAGTTGAATTTTGATTATGGTCAGTGGCAGATCAGGGCAAATTGTATTGCTCCTGGAGCTGTTATAACCCAGATGACGCAATTAGATTTTCAAGACCAAACAGCGCAATTAGTAGCGGATCAAACGGTGGTTGGTCGTTATGCAACACCTGCCGAAATTGCCGAATTGACGTTATTCTTAGCTAGTCAATCATCGAATTATATTTATGGTGCGGTTATTCCAATTGACGGCGGATTTTCGTTGGGAAAAGTTATTGATAATAAAGCTAATTAA
- a CDS encoding M16 family metallopeptidase — MIKPQVLHPKQGVEIWWLPTNQFSVLRLEFNFVTPQRYQNTTQRRLLANLLQRSSAVYPTQAQLARKLSILYGTEINGKTTIFQNLNLLSLSLTTPDNDMTKAFVDSALAVLFQLIQQPNLNADGSLFDSKALALERTNLRNLYHSLQDNYALRASLQLQQLLAQARPELKVPAFGNEQQLDLIQNHQLVEQYQQLLQQDQLIITVVGDYQAKIVPMLAEQLTFLKPAQQSIVLEDLTLPARAQILSAQNVENIQQSQLVLAYQLTAQHSKNVWRILNMMLGGDDQSLLFQEVREKNGMAYSIYSNLNFTQGILKIQAGVDEAKLSVVKDLVAQQLEQLQTKDLVHLFSHAQLVLINQRLIDSDSVDQQADRLLLKALKPQAVLDDDQFILAIQQVTFPQVQQAAADLKFYAQYQLIGAKP; from the coding sequence ATGATTAAACCGCAAGTTTTACATCCAAAACAAGGTGTGGAGATTTGGTGGTTACCGACAAACCAATTTAGTGTGTTGCGTCTTGAATTTAACTTCGTGACACCGCAGCGTTATCAAAATACGACGCAACGGCGTTTATTGGCAAATTTATTGCAACGTTCCAGTGCAGTTTATCCTACGCAAGCTCAATTAGCACGTAAACTTTCCATCTTATATGGCACGGAAATTAATGGTAAAACGACTATTTTCCAAAATTTAAATCTGTTGTCATTGAGTTTGACAACACCCGATAATGATATGACTAAAGCTTTTGTTGATTCAGCTTTAGCAGTCTTATTTCAATTAATACAGCAACCTAATCTCAATGCGGATGGTTCATTGTTTGATTCCAAAGCGCTCGCATTGGAACGAACTAATTTACGTAATTTGTACCACTCTTTACAAGATAATTATGCTTTGCGTGCTTCTTTACAACTGCAACAATTGTTGGCTCAAGCGCGACCAGAGCTGAAAGTGCCGGCTTTTGGTAATGAGCAGCAATTGGATCTTATTCAAAATCACCAGCTGGTTGAGCAATATCAGCAGTTACTTCAGCAAGATCAACTTATTATTACAGTTGTCGGAGACTATCAAGCTAAAATTGTGCCCATGTTGGCTGAACAATTGACTTTTTTAAAACCAGCACAGCAATCAATTGTATTAGAAGATTTAACACTACCAGCGCGTGCTCAAATTTTATCAGCACAAAATGTAGAAAATATTCAACAAAGTCAATTAGTTTTAGCATATCAATTGACAGCTCAGCATTCTAAAAATGTTTGGCGTATATTAAACATGATGCTGGGTGGCGATGATCAATCTTTGTTATTTCAAGAAGTACGTGAGAAAAATGGGATGGCTTATTCCATTTATAGTAATTTAAATTTTACGCAAGGAATCTTAAAAATTCAGGCTGGGGTTGATGAAGCGAAGTTATCTGTGGTAAAAGATTTGGTTGCTCAACAATTAGAACAGTTGCAGACTAAAGATTTGGTCCACTTGTTTAGTCATGCGCAATTAGTTTTGATTAATCAACGTTTGATAGATTCTGATAGTGTTGATCAGCAGGCAGATCGGTTACTCTTGAAGGCTTTGAAACCCCAAGCGGTTTTAGATGATGATCAATTTATTCTAGCCATTCAACAAGTTACTTTTCCACAGGTACAGCAAGCGGCAGCAGATTTGAAATTCTATGCGCAATATCAGTTGATAGGGGCAAAACCATGA
- a CDS encoding helix-turn-helix domain-containing protein, with the protein MSELGDKLRDARLAKGYTIDDLQKITKIQKRYLMAIEEGRLDQLPGDFYIRAFIKQYADSVGLNSTQLLQEFSDEVPQVQPEESPQEQPVVKRDSLLLNLKRRWPQILILAVVLLIVILICLVAVKVHHQSVDPIPTSDQKVEQPKKKSKPKIAKKPKPATSAVKSTKKSQPRTMKITADPNTSDQFVISNWQTDQQHQIQLQATTAQSWISVNADGQNIWQGALNPNNAHKVTLEGSVKEFKIQTGNAPVTKVLIDNQALPVPSDQTGVVHAYTIKIKE; encoded by the coding sequence ATGAGTGAATTAGGCGACAAATTACGTGATGCGCGTTTGGCAAAAGGTTATACAATTGATGACCTGCAAAAAATTACGAAAATTCAAAAACGATATTTAATGGCCATTGAAGAAGGCCGTTTAGATCAATTGCCAGGGGATTTTTATATTCGGGCGTTTATTAAGCAATACGCTGACAGCGTGGGATTGAATAGCACGCAGTTATTGCAAGAATTTAGTGATGAGGTTCCTCAAGTTCAACCAGAAGAGTCTCCTCAAGAGCAGCCAGTAGTTAAACGGGACTCTTTATTATTGAATCTGAAACGACGTTGGCCTCAAATTTTGATTTTGGCAGTGGTTTTGCTTATTGTTATTCTGATTTGTTTGGTGGCGGTCAAGGTTCATCATCAAAGTGTAGATCCGATTCCAACTTCTGATCAAAAAGTTGAACAACCTAAGAAAAAGTCGAAACCTAAGATCGCTAAAAAGCCTAAGCCAGCAACTTCTGCAGTTAAATCGACTAAAAAATCTCAACCGAGAACTATGAAAATTACGGCGGATCCCAATACGAGTGATCAGTTCGTTATTTCTAATTGGCAAACTGATCAGCAACATCAGATTCAGTTACAAGCCACGACAGCTCAATCTTGGATATCAGTAAATGCGGACGGGCAAAATATTTGGCAAGGTGCACTTAATCCTAATAACGCGCATAAAGTGACTTTAGAAGGTAGCGTTAAAGAATTTAAAATTCAAACCGGTAATGCTCCTGTAACCAAAGTTTTGATTGATAATCAGGCACTGCCTGTTCCTAGTGATCAAACTGGTGTTGTGCATGCTTATACTATAAAAATTAAGGAGTAA